One genomic window of Mucilaginibacter sp. SJ includes the following:
- a CDS encoding SusC/RagA family TonB-linked outer membrane protein, whose protein sequence is MTQVFAQNRTVTGTVTAKDDGLPIPGVTVKVKGTTIGTQTNAAGKFSLSVPANSTLTFSFIGYVSIDRAVGSAGTINIVLESSNRQLGEVVVTGALGIKKAARETGYSSTKIGGKDLTQSNVVNVANGLTAKVAGLAVSTIDNSIDPQVRITLRGNRSALGNNTALVVVDGVPIPGGSLSSVNPNDIADINILKGAGAAALYGSEAANGALIITTKRGTSDSKPTVTYSNSFQAQQVAYFPKFQNQYGIYGGEGPPYVDPITGFSLYTPYENQQYGPIYDGHMVQVGYPAGGPNGPVLMVPYSAQKKNPIEAFFNTGFIEQNNISFAQGDAKNSFYLSAQNAYSKGVVPGDKNNRTSVSVRGAKTYGKFKADFSAEYTRTDISTYGTGYNGSLLFTNLIQWPSFLNIKDFKDSNNGTFSNPSDFYDAYAINPYWITDNSRINKQRDVFLSNLRLSYQVTNWMDVSYTVSHNFGIDQEKYTRRQVNFTPYSISDPLGAGSVQSTFQTGVAPGIVSDYYQYGDGTSNFGDADGFARLQGDAAINLHKTFFKDFKTSLLLANTIRQQYRKGMSTGSNNLLIKDFYNINTIGGVVNASEAETKIRQVAYFGALNIGYKDFLFLEGTLRNERDSRLNAKNRSFYYPSGKISFIPTDAFDFLKNNKVLSYAKVYGSVSRVGNISIGAYRLQNTYGVTSGFPYGSLGALTASTINYSPNLKPESINEIEIGTELSFFDGRISAKATYYKQNSKNQTLQINTSSATGYSAALINAGEIQSTGTEFELIGDILTKSKNKVGLRVGGNLSINDSKVLSLLPGINSLQIGNSVYAQVGQPFPIYKGTDLVRDPQGRVVVSGTTGLPSVDPTQKNFGRTTPKYILGVNTQVSYDIVTLSGVGEFRGGYIIYNGVGSTLNFGGSSSISAAAGRSRFVYPNSVIQTSPGVYTPNTNITVPDGNYGFWQSSAYNTANGPRVSSAAFWKIREIALAFDLTKFIRTTGFIKGLSFALTGRNLALWTPKSNTWGDPEFSNSVGNDAGTNSASQTPATRVYGADLHVTF, encoded by the coding sequence ATGACGCAAGTATTCGCGCAAAACCGTACAGTTACTGGTACGGTTACGGCCAAAGACGACGGCCTACCCATTCCGGGAGTAACAGTAAAGGTAAAGGGTACAACAATCGGTACCCAAACCAACGCAGCCGGTAAATTTTCTCTCAGCGTACCGGCAAATTCAACGCTAACATTTTCCTTCATTGGATATGTATCCATTGACAGGGCGGTAGGCTCCGCCGGAACAATTAACATTGTCCTTGAATCTTCAAACAGACAGTTGGGGGAGGTTGTAGTAACAGGTGCTTTAGGTATTAAGAAAGCAGCAAGGGAAACAGGTTATTCATCAACCAAGATTGGCGGTAAAGACCTTACGCAATCAAACGTTGTTAACGTTGCGAACGGTTTGACCGCTAAGGTTGCCGGTTTAGCTGTGTCAACTATTGATAACAGTATTGACCCGCAGGTTAGAATTACACTTCGTGGTAACCGTTCAGCTTTGGGTAACAACACCGCGCTGGTCGTAGTTGACGGGGTGCCGATCCCTGGTGGTTCGTTATCGTCGGTTAACCCTAATGACATTGCTGATATTAACATCCTGAAAGGCGCAGGCGCAGCCGCACTTTACGGTTCGGAAGCTGCAAACGGTGCATTGATCATCACCACTAAACGAGGTACCAGCGATTCAAAACCCACTGTTACTTACAGCAACTCGTTTCAGGCTCAGCAAGTAGCTTACTTCCCTAAATTCCAAAATCAATATGGTATTTATGGCGGTGAAGGCCCTCCGTACGTTGACCCTATTACCGGTTTTTCATTGTATACCCCGTACGAAAACCAGCAGTATGGTCCGATTTATGATGGGCATATGGTTCAGGTTGGTTACCCGGCAGGCGGCCCTAATGGTCCCGTTCTGATGGTCCCTTACTCTGCACAGAAAAAGAATCCTATCGAGGCGTTCTTTAACACAGGTTTTATCGAGCAAAACAATATCTCTTTTGCTCAAGGCGATGCGAAAAACTCATTTTATTTATCTGCTCAAAATGCATATAGCAAAGGTGTGGTACCTGGCGATAAAAACAATCGTACATCAGTGAGCGTTCGGGGAGCAAAAACCTACGGCAAATTTAAAGCCGATTTCTCTGCTGAGTACACTCGTACAGATATTAGCACCTATGGAACAGGTTACAACGGTTCATTACTGTTTACCAACCTGATCCAGTGGCCGTCATTCTTAAACATTAAAGATTTTAAAGATTCAAACAACGGCACATTCTCTAATCCAAGTGATTTTTATGATGCTTATGCTATCAATCCTTACTGGATCACTGATAACTCAAGGATCAACAAACAAAGAGATGTATTCTTGTCCAACTTAAGATTATCTTACCAGGTCACAAATTGGATGGACGTGAGCTATACTGTTTCACATAATTTTGGTATCGATCAGGAAAAATACACTCGCCGCCAGGTAAACTTTACACCCTATAGCATAAGTGATCCGCTTGGTGCAGGTAGTGTACAAAGTACATTCCAAACAGGTGTTGCCCCCGGTATTGTGAGCGATTATTATCAATACGGCGACGGTACATCGAACTTTGGTGATGCTGATGGTTTTGCCCGTTTGCAAGGTGATGCTGCTATCAATTTGCACAAAACTTTTTTCAAAGATTTTAAAACAAGCTTATTATTAGCTAACACTATCCGTCAGCAATACCGTAAGGGTATGAGTACAGGAAGTAACAACCTGTTGATTAAAGATTTTTATAACATTAACACAATTGGCGGTGTTGTAAATGCTTCGGAGGCCGAAACTAAAATTCGCCAGGTTGCTTACTTCGGTGCTTTAAATATTGGCTACAAGGATTTCTTGTTTTTAGAAGGTACCTTAAGGAACGAAAGGGATTCTCGTTTGAATGCTAAAAACCGTTCATTCTACTATCCGTCGGGTAAAATTTCATTTATTCCTACTGATGCTTTCGACTTCCTGAAAAACAATAAAGTATTGAGTTATGCAAAAGTTTACGGATCAGTAAGCCGCGTGGGTAATATCTCGATCGGTGCTTACAGGCTGCAAAATACTTACGGCGTAACTTCTGGTTTCCCTTACGGTTCATTAGGTGCATTAACTGCAAGCACCATCAACTACAGTCCGAACCTGAAACCAGAATCGATCAATGAGATCGAGATTGGTACAGAGCTTTCGTTCTTTGATGGCCGTATCTCTGCAAAAGCTACTTATTACAAACAAAACAGTAAAAACCAAACTTTACAGATCAATACCTCGTCGGCAACAGGTTATTCGGCTGCTTTGATCAACGCAGGTGAGATTCAGTCAACCGGTACGGAGTTTGAGTTGATAGGAGACATCTTAACCAAATCAAAAAATAAAGTTGGTTTAAGGGTTGGCGGTAACTTGTCAATAAACGATTCAAAAGTGTTGTCATTATTGCCAGGTATTAATTCTTTACAAATTGGTAACAGCGTTTATGCCCAGGTTGGTCAGCCTTTCCCAATCTACAAAGGAACCGACCTTGTTCGTGACCCTCAGGGAAGGGTAGTTGTTAGCGGTACAACAGGTTTGCCTTCAGTTGATCCTACTCAGAAAAACTTTGGACGTACAACGCCTAAATACATATTAGGTGTTAATACACAAGTTAGCTATGACATCGTAACTTTATCAGGTGTAGGTGAGTTCCGCGGCGGGTATATCATCTATAACGGAGTGGGTTCAACTTTGAACTTCGGTGGTTCGTCATCAATATCTGCTGCTGCAGGCCGTTCACGTTTTGTATATCCAAATTCGGTTATCCAAACCTCACCAGGTGTGTATACGCCTAACACTAATATCACTGTGCCTGATGGTAACTACGGTTTCTGGCAAAGTTCGGCTTATAACACAGCCAATGGACCGAGGGTATCAAGTGCCGCATTCTGGAAGATTCGCGAGATCGCTTTAGCATTTGATCTTACCAAATTTATCCGTACTACAGGATTTATAAAAGGCTTATCCTTTGCACTAACAGGTCGTAATCTTGCTTTGTGGACACCGAAAAGCAATACATGGGGAGATCCTGAGTTTAGTAATTCTGTTGGTAACGATGCTGGTACTAACAGTGCGTCGCAAACGCCGGCAACCCGTGTTTACGGTGCTGACCTTCACGTAACATTTTAA
- a CDS encoding SusD/RagB family nutrient-binding outer membrane lipoprotein: MKRYIYIMAGLLTVGISGCKKDFLDLAVNPNTPSVTTPQFTVAGALKVASDIVNINYPHYGVWAGQLSPSGNYVPSPTLQQYQFTTDNFQVFQPLYSNLTNFNNLETISADASLAKFKAIAKIMKAYDFEQLVDNYNNVPYTDAFKASTSFFPKYDKGVDIYADLIKQLDAAVALIDGNASAISPDVSDIVFKGDMAKWKRFALTLKLRLAIRSKTKVTLPAAGDSYMGTIQAVTQPGYANSDAVGGQQSPFWRSFGFDQNGNPTGNNAYYRANAFEVSLLKNTNDPRLSKFYAPITGGSVVGIIFGDDAAIPNAGTSAIGTGLLKSATQDGVLMSAAEAYFLQAEGVQNGYITGDAQDLYQKGIAASFVAVGLSSADAATYYGQAKNNVSWAASTNKEEAIITQKWISLTGYGSLESYNELRRTGFPSGVPRSIDSKAIGTGLPTRIFYPTSEYQQNADNVGKEGTINPFGSKIFWAK, from the coding sequence ATGAAAAGATATATATATATAATGGCAGGTCTGCTTACGGTCGGTATCTCCGGTTGTAAAAAGGACTTCTTAGACCTTGCAGTAAATCCGAATACCCCTTCGGTTACAACACCTCAATTCACCGTTGCGGGGGCTTTGAAAGTAGCGTCGGATATAGTTAATATAAATTATCCCCATTATGGGGTATGGGCAGGGCAGCTATCGCCAAGTGGTAACTATGTACCGAGCCCTACCTTACAGCAGTACCAGTTTACTACTGATAACTTCCAGGTATTTCAGCCGCTTTACTCAAACCTTACAAATTTTAATAATCTCGAAACTATATCAGCTGATGCTTCTTTGGCTAAGTTTAAAGCTATTGCAAAGATTATGAAAGCGTATGATTTTGAGCAATTGGTTGATAACTATAACAATGTTCCCTATACTGATGCTTTTAAAGCTTCAACATCTTTTTTTCCGAAGTATGACAAGGGTGTCGATATCTATGCTGACTTGATTAAACAATTAGATGCAGCAGTTGCCCTTATTGACGGTAATGCTTCCGCAATAAGTCCTGATGTTTCTGATATTGTATTTAAAGGAGATATGGCCAAATGGAAGAGATTTGCCCTTACTCTTAAACTTCGCTTAGCTATCCGCAGCAAAACGAAAGTGACTTTACCCGCAGCCGGAGATTCATATATGGGCACCATACAAGCAGTTACTCAGCCAGGCTATGCAAATAGTGATGCAGTTGGTGGTCAGCAAAGCCCATTCTGGAGAAGTTTTGGTTTTGATCAAAATGGCAATCCAACGGGAAACAATGCTTATTATCGTGCTAATGCTTTTGAAGTTAGCCTTCTTAAAAATACTAATGACCCACGTTTGAGTAAATTTTATGCACCTATAACCGGCGGGTCGGTAGTAGGTATCATATTTGGCGATGATGCCGCAATTCCAAATGCTGGAACAAGCGCCATCGGAACAGGATTACTTAAGTCAGCTACCCAGGATGGTGTTTTAATGTCTGCGGCTGAAGCATATTTCCTGCAAGCTGAAGGGGTTCAGAACGGCTATATAACAGGTGATGCTCAGGATCTTTATCAAAAAGGTATTGCGGCTTCGTTTGTGGCAGTGGGCTTATCATCTGCGGATGCCGCTACTTATTATGGTCAGGCAAAAAACAATGTTAGCTGGGCTGCAAGTACAAATAAAGAAGAGGCGATAATTACCCAAAAATGGATTTCATTAACAGGGTATGGTAGCCTTGAATCTTACAATGAACTTAGAAGAACTGGTTTCCCTTCAGGTGTTCCAAGATCTATTGATTCAAAAGCCATAGGTACTGGTTTGCCTACCAGGATTTTTTATCCAACATCCGAGTATCAGCAGAACGCCGACAACGTTGGTAAAGAAGGTACTATTAACCCATTCGGCTCAAAAATATTTTGGGCTAAATAA